The Drosophila subobscura isolate 14011-0131.10 chromosome A, UCBerk_Dsub_1.0, whole genome shotgun sequence genome includes the window CTTGAGCGAAGACTACAGCCAAcaggcatttttttttgtgattttaaaatcattttttattcatttatggcCTGAAAAAATCTTGCTGGAAATTTATTGAACATTTTTaacttgttttgtttaacataCCCATAGATATGCCAGCAAATAGCGGAATGCAAGCATTTATACTGAAATAATGGCAattggctggcagcagcagcaggcggacagCGGCGGGCGGACAGCGGCaggcggacagcagcagcagagggagtgCGAGCATGAACTATGAATAAGTAAGCAAGTGGCTGGTTAGATGCTTGGGAGGGTTGGGAGGTTGGGTGCGTGGCATTGAGTGGCTGCAATTGGTTCCATTGAAGTGTAATCGTTGCATCTGGTCTGCGGGTCTGGCCATTCCATGGCACAGTAAGCCGTAAAGCTTATTActcccctcctgctgctgctgctgctcctcctcctcattggAGGCTCTAAGGAACGCAGCCTTTCATCCTATTTTGCATGTAAATTCACATGCACtttcctcctgcttctgctcctgctcctgcaatAGGCAATCGAATTGTACATGCAACTATTTTCAGCTGCGCATTGAAAGATTCTTTCAAAAGATTTCCAAtgctttgatattttatttgtttgccttaaaatatttgcctgttcatttgcaaaattgtagaaaatttACTTTCACAGACTTTTGTTAGAATTTGTTGTCTAGAATTTTAAACTCCTTGCAGCTCCCCAGATGATGAAGATGCCATCAAATATTCTTGCACGCCGCTTGCCACTTCAGGCTGAGTTTTCCTTTGGTCCAGTGCCAGCTACGAGCGGAGCTGCATAGAAAAATAATTGAGGCGGCCtcagccagcaagcagtgccCCAGGGCTCAGGGGCAAGGCACGCACAGAGTCGAGTCTGAAATttagctgaagctgaagctcatTTGTGAAATGGATTTTTATCTGCGACTGGCAAAACTGAACCCCACAGCGCTCAGGTTGTAATTGACGCCCACAaagcaggcagcggcacaaaGTAGGTAAAAAAAATAGGAGAAAAAAAGAACTGAAAATGCTGCTGGCAATTGGGTGGCTGCTGCGCTGGAAAACCGCGGCACTCCGGCCATGGACATTCCCggacccaatcccaatcccaatcccaagcCCAATCTCCAACCCAATCTCCATTCAACTCGCCCGCTGCTACCATCACTTGACGCAGTCAAGTGTGCAACACTTTGGGGGCAATCGCAGCATGCGCGGCGGCaactttgcatttttttgtttgttttttggtgtgGCATACCCTAGGCAAGGAGCCTGCTCAGTTGGGCATTTAAATGTGAAGAAATTTCGAGCTCTTTCTAGGCAAATTatagcagcaaaaaaattaaaataaatataattcatGGGTACAATTTTTAGccaattgaaattttattttattttagtttttttatatATCCCCAGGGCAAGAATCACTCACAGATCTCCAGGGGTATCCTGCATTTGGGCATCCAACTCAGGCTTTTCCTTCTTGTAactcttttcctcttttatttattttttgccttcatttttcaacttctttttttgtctttattttttgaacaattttctgtattttttgtgcaaaatgttgtgtATGTTTGgagtgtgtttgctttgccgGCTGGCGAGCTGAACCGAGTTGAGTCGAGTTGagtcactcactcactcagtcagtTAAGTTTCCTGCCCCAGCAATTATATCATTTCCCCAATGCCAAGTGGCTGCCTGTGGCGGCCTTGCCTCCTGCACTCGTGCGTGAACAAATTTCAGctaatttgcacatttttcatattttatacatttaacacaaaatacgagtattattttctgtctgtctgtctgtgtgtctgtctttcGCTGCCCGAATTTGTTTCCTTTCTGGAAtgatttcggtttcggtttctgttgccttttccttttcctttcatgTTTTCAGTATCTCTTTTTTGCCAAGATCGAATTTGTACTTCCAGTGGTATAAATATCTGTTGCCAGGAAGAGGAAGCAAGTGAATTGAAGTGaataattatatttgtgcATCTATGCAAATCAAGGATGTATAATTGAATCAGGAAGTTCAGCGATAAGACTAGGGTTAAGGGCAAGAGACTtacttccagctgctgccataaATGGACTCAGCTAACTAGGATCGATGCTTTGGGAAAGAAAAGTGTACAAATATGCCACCGAATTGATCGAAATAAAATGAGTATTCCATGGGGAATATGATCAGATTTAATACCCTAAAAAGAGCTCAAACGAATACCAATTTTGGAGGCTGAAAATATCTGTAACgcaagtacataaatatgccacCGAATTGATCGAAATAAATGAGTATTCCATGGGGAATATGATTAGTTTTAATCCCCTAAAAACATGAGATCACAATGGAATCTTCAGCTTATTTGttaccatttttattttcattatttttatggtTCGAGCTCTCGCTCGCTGCTCTTGGCGCTGAATATTTTTTCTGCAGTGCCTGGAGAAGTTTGTGGGGTGTTTTGCCTTGCAAATTACGCACATTTAGGATACATTTAAGTTACTTcctatatttatttttgtgctgccaGAGCCGCGCCCAGAGCCGTCGTGCAATCTGTGCCTCTTGGTGTTAATGTgatttttagttaattttctGGCAATCTTGTTTGGCAGGACTCattacttttatttgattaaaacGAGTCGAGCATTTTGGGTGTCTCCAACTCAATGGAGCGCAAGTGAATGAAATTTGAGCAGCCCACTCGTGCCCCACCGAGTCACGTATggtgtgggaggaggaggaggagggccCACATGTGGCATGAGTAATGAGTTTTAAGCGTAACGCGACAAcgccacaaaataaatgagcaACTCCCCCATAGCCAACGAGAAGGAAAAGCGACGAAGCGGCTAAGTGTGGCGGGAAATCGCTTTGACACCCACACgaagacgcagacgcagactcCACTCGATTGGAAATCCTTCAATTGCCCAAACAACATTTCGATTGAAATGCACACTCAAAAGATTAGCCAACAATTGTCTAAGAAACATTGAGACACATTTGTGTggaatattttacaatttcagTGCCAGACATGCATATGTCAGAGACCGAAGGGAAGGTGGCAAATCCTGCCTTGAGTTGAGCTGAGTGGTGCAAATGCTTATTCAAATTTTCATCTCAAATTTTATGCTTACTGTGGAACATTTCTTGTGCACacatttttgggcattttttgtttcctttggcatatttttgggGGAATTTGTTCATGCTAATCAAGCAGTAGAATTTTGGCAGTACATTTTGTAGTCTCAGCATTCCAGTTTTCTTTTCAGAAAAACCACTGGAAATAGTGGGTGGAAATGTTCCTTATCGCAGTGCGTAAATTCCAAAATGCTTTCACTGCACCCAGTCGCTAGCCCCTCACGATATTGTTCCATGTGGCTCTGGTTAATGTCCGGGCCGATGTCAACacgatttatgcaaaatttgcaaACTTAATTTCCTGTACATCTTCCACACAAAGAACCAAAGCAGAGCGGAGTGCAGTGCAGCATGCCCCAccctctgtccctctgccCTGTCAGCTAAAATGAACAATTGCAAAGCGAAGAGCGCAAATTCAGTTTACGAAATCATAAAATTtgcaaagcaaatggaaagtgCGAAGAAGCCGACTCCCCCCCCGGTTGGCTAAGTTCCCCTAAGTTATCTAGCTACACGGGCATGGCTTGTCCCTCCTCCAAAGTGTATTCCCAATATGGACTGAAAGTGGGGGGAGCTTTTTCGAGGCCAGCGGAAGTCAAAGTTCGAACggagcagggcagcagcaggccagagCGATAGCTGGAGAGAGTGGCAGGTGGAGAGTGGCGAGTGGATAGCGGATGTGGAGTGAAAGTTTAATGGCAGGCACGTTGAAAGGgatccttctgcttctgctactGGTGTCCTGCTCTGCGCTCTTCTATCTGGCGTCAcctttttacatatttaatgaaattattttcaacaatttataATTGCCACGAGCAGTCAAGGTGGCCACCACGGCCAGTAGTCGTCCTTCCTGCCTGTCCGCCCGCCTGCTGCCCTTGTCTGCGTTTAGTTGAATGCGCCCCAGGGAGAAttttgccagcaaacaaattattattaagaTACATACTATGTAGGTAGGTACCGTAGGATATGTAGATGCGATACTCTTACCTTTACTCCGACGCCTAGTCCCAGGGCGCTTGTTAAGTCTCCATCGACATTGGCGTTGACTCTGCCATTGCCCCCCAGTTCAAGCAGCTGGCTAATATGCGATTACAAACACCAAGGGGAAGCGCCGCCATGGACTTGGGATCATTTCGAGTGCGAATTTGTTGAACAAAgtccaaatatttgtgtgtgtggataatTAAGTTGTTAAAAAACAGCCATAACGAAGCACTCAACATAATTTCTAGTTAAACAGTGTTAAGCTATTGAGCTATTTTAATAGCTGTTGAGAATAATAAGAAGCCAATGAGGTTACAGTTAGGTTACAGTTAGGTTGTCgacgaaagcgaaagctgTGACGATCAGCTCAAAAGTAGCGGCGCAAAAAGTAACGGGAACATACGGCCCCTGCAGGCAGCAGAACATCTTCGATGCGAGCGAGGGAGCGCGATTGAGTGACAGAGCGTTGGAGCAGGTAAGCGCTGCTGCTAAGTTGAGAGCGAACCGCAGCGAGAGCGCAATAAAAGTGCAGCAACGAAGAAGGCGGGATAaatagacgaaagaacggccgcTGGCGCGCTCAAGCATGTGCAAGAACCGCGATGCAGAGAAAGCAAGCTTGCGGGGAGGTACAGTGGGCAACGTAAATAGCGAACAATTGTGAGAACTGAAAGGCATGTGCGAGAATATAAGTTTAAGGCGGATGATATGTAGATagatttgtacatatgtatgtatgtgcatatatggttatccaaaaatatttatgtacattcgACTTGTAATTGTATCCATATAAACGCATGCATATTTGTAAATTCTCGTGAATCTATTAATAAAacattgttttggttttgtaaGGCTAAAAGGCTTTCTGGTTCTCTTTGGCTTGGCACGTAATTCATTCGTTTTGTGAGTGGCAGAAGGAAagcttttgaatttttaattggacATGCACTCGTGCGTGGGCAtgccccccgcccccgccctaTCGCCTTGCTTTTGGAGATGCCCGCCAGCGTGGAAAAGTGTTGCAATGATTACAATTTTTGGTATCTCTGTGTCCAAATCCTTTTTTGGTCTCGTCTTGTCTGCTGCTTATCATCTGACAGGCCCCGGGCttgtggcagagagagagagaaccctCATCAAAAATGAGATACGTCACATTATATCGAGCTAAAATCAGtttacaaaattgttgttgaGGTCTTGGGACTGTGAGAGCCACAGAGCGAATGGCAGAACAAACATGCACGAAAAATCTATTCCGTATTGACCCATTTTCCCTGTCACATCTCGACTCACCAGGGGGTGTGGGTGAAAGGGAAAACTTCTGTTTATCATTAAACTTgaaccaaacccaaaaaacagCCATTAACACGCTCACAAACGCACTCCCCACCCAAAACAATCGAATTAATCAAACTTAgctaatattttgtatttttcatccatccatccctccTTTTATGTCAGCTATTGTCAATAATTTTTGGGACTCGTGCCTGCCAAAGTGTTGGACAGTCATTGAAATAGTTGCTCGGGGGTCCAGGAGCCATTACCCCAAGTTcgaattttatttgaaattgtttggcCAAACTTTTGGGTAATCGGCCAAAAACATGACACGATACATTCCTGCTCAAGAGTAATTCCTTTTTTTGGATGATGGACATTCTAGAATCTCTTCAGAACAGTAGCTAAAAAGTTGGAAGAAGggataaatgcaattaaacagGCAAAGCCTCACACGGGTTAAGAAATGAACACTGATGCCTAGAACTAGTATTTGGTTcttaatttataataattaaattaattaattcttgTAGCTGCTCAAACTGAGCAAGTGAATATTGATTTCCAACGATTATTCAAGCAACTGGAagtgtatcaaaagcttcgaaCCCGCGAGCAGCCTtcatttcatgtttttttaTCGTACTTCCAgatgtttcccttttttgcccgtatgtatgtacatacatacacatgtacagtTTGTGTGTAAAACATTCGAGtgctgttattgttattattattattgttgtgtAATATTCTCATGATTATTGTtatggtttttgcattttaaaacaaatgagacttgaatgtgtttgtgtttgtgtggcaaaaattGCAAGGGAAATGTAACATTTTATGTTCCTTTAACtgcctgtccgcctgtccgcctgtccgttGCCCATCAATTTTACTAACTTCCCAAGACGGCaaaacacgcacacgcacacacacatccacacagtTGTGGAGGGGAAGCATGGGTGAGCGCAGAGCGCAGAGCGGGAAAGACAAGCTCGAagaacataaaaatcaaatttccgCATAAATTGTTAGCTCAACATTTATACATCTTTTTGCGGAGCAGCATCAGGGTATAATATTTACGTGGATACGAATGTCACGGGAGGGGAATTGGACATTTAAATGGGTGAATCTTGAAGTACCCAAAATAGTAACAAGCCATGaacatatttaaaatgtatttaaatatattcaaaatatttaatccACATAAAGTATAGAATTTAGAAGGTAAAAGTATTTTGTGTAATCCATATTTAGTCTCTATTGAGtcttaattatattttcatttgtattctATAAAACAATCCATTAAAGCTGCTTCTCGGTCTTAAACCTTTGCCGATTCTGAGCAGTTAGGGTATGCAGACAGCTCGTGTTAccctttggttttttgtttttttacatgtttggtttatttgtgcgtgtgtgttgcaaATTGAGTAATTATTGCCTGGCAGATGATTTAGCGGTGATTCCCCAGAATCTGCCCATACCCACAGAGCACCAGAAAGCGCCCTTAAAACAACACAAAGTGCGAGTTTGTTTACCCATTTGAGCAGAATTGCCAATGAAGCTGATGCCAATGTGGGTATcgaagataaataaataagtgtatgtgtgtgtgtatgtactgtgtatgcatattttatgaattGAAATTTTCAAGTTATTTTACAGGGCGATTCGAGCGGTGGCCTACGTATGCTTCTGCCTGAAGCAGAAACGAAGATAAGCTTTGATGGCTGCagatctacacacacacatacacttgtGTACAATTAGAGCAGTGGGCGGCAGCATCGTAAGCTTAGGAACAGATCTTGGGCAGTGCAGTCGGCACACGCGCAGCGCAAAAGCTTCGTGGGACTTCGGAgaaccgcagcagcggcagagaagcaagaaacgtttttgttttcgtttcttcGTTGTCTGTGCAGAATGCAATGCAGGTAAAAGCTTGCACGGATCAGTGAAGTAATcatgtaaacaaaaacaaaaaaatgacgTCACTCTCTGCgctgcaaaaccaaaacacccTCCATGGGAGTGTTGGGTAGATCGAAAACTtaaacgaaactgaaactgaaaccgaaacggGAACGCAAACCCCACAAATGCCTCCAGTTTCAGCGATTAGAGCGCGATGCCGAGTGACCTTGGGACGGCTGATAAGGCAGGGAACTAGCAAACGAATAAGAAATTACAATTTGAGTTGTAGACTCACTGCGCCCAGTCGGTCAGTTGCCTTTAAGTTGTGCACAATGAAGCTTCTATTGGTGGTCTGTTTCTCGCTGGCCATATACCTCGTACCTGCCCAGGCAAGCGCCATTCGTGGCATCCGCGATGCCTCAGAggatgtcgctgctgctggtgctgctgctgctgccgctgacgtTGCCCCTGGCGCTGACTCCAATGAGAACGAACTGAATATTGACACTGAGGAGTCGGAGGAGGCGGTCACCGTGCCGCTGGGTATCGTGTCCATCAAGGCCCGCGTCATAGCCAAGGATCGGGCGCTGTGCCAGCAACTTTCCCGCTATCATCCGCACTTTCCCAAGTGCCACGAGTACTGCAAGCGGCAGGAGCACTGGATAGGACAGTGCTGGAGGGAGAGCTGTCACTGCATATCATAGGATCAACCGTATAAACTCTGGCAAAGAGATGGTATCTGTGCCATTTATCTGTCAATagatttgtgtgtatttgtgtaacTCGCTTAACTGTATTCCGCATCCGTTCTGCTCTCTATTAAATTTGGAAATTCTGTCTTGAAACTTAGCTTTTGCCTTCATTTCcggcttgggctttggcttttggctaatTAATCAAGTTtacccaaaaacttttgcacggCAGGAAGCAACTGAACTTGTTCATTTCCAATTAGTATTTGAACTTACAGGCCATCCCACAACTGGCAACACCTGCTGGCCCGGGTGTGTCGGGGAGTCTACTGCTTGGCCCACCTCCTCGCATTCCACTGAAACGAACATTTTTTGGCACAACTTTGGCAACAATTTGCCTCACAGAAAGCTGCATTTTTAAGTTGTTCTCAACAATGAAAAAGTAAtagagatttttgtttgattggaaataaaataaatcaaataaaacgaagctttgtgcatgtacataaatatgtacataatatgcaCATTGTACATCGtttcatgtacataaatacgaaGCATTCCTCTTACTTGATAGCTGCTTCTATCGCACTCtaatgtgtgtctgtgtgtgcgtgtgtatttgTTATCAACTCTTTTATGTGcctattttatataaatttcaaatttgagcaaacaaaaacaataaaacgcCACAAACTAAATGCGCCgtggaaacaaatccaaaaagTGCCAACTGCCAAAGGAAATTTAAGGCTTTTGTTATTGATTTAAATATGCTTAAAGTTCGCTTAATAAATACTGGCATCTGCTGGCATCTTTCCTTTTTGTAGCTGTGGATCGAGGGGGCAATGATAAACAATGAATATAAACAATAATGCCAGGCCATAATCCATAGAGCCGAAAGTGATGCATCTGCAGGAAAATACATGGCTGGTTGGTATCGCGCCGTAATATGATCTTTGGGGTGTATCCAGCATTGCAGATCGAAGCAAAAAATAACTCATTTGAGTATCTGCTCTGGAGATAATTGGATCAGTTGCCTTTGAAGGCTGAGCGCGTCGGGAAGGTTGCGGAACTTGATCAACAATCAAGTCAGAGCGCAAAAtcgaacaacaaaattaatggCACTTTTGAATTCCACTAGATTCCGATACATATCAAAATTGAAGTGAATAAATGTGTGAGTGAATGAATTTAAAGCCGAGTTAAGTCCCCTTTCACTGGCTTTGTTTTCACTTGAAGTTGCTGGACAATCAGTGCTGCACTTGAGATATTCATCTCACAATGAACTGACAACTAATTTGGATAAATgtagagcacacacacacatgcaagcaCATGCTTAAGACGAGAAATATCTTTGTTTGACTGTGGAGCAGGACAGCAGCTGACAGCCAGCATAATTATCGTTATCCTGAGAGCTTATCGGAGCAACacaacagcacagcacagcacagcacagacagCGTCGAAGGACGAAAGCCGATTTGATAATTAATCGTTTTGACCTATGACCGTGCCTGTCCAACGTCCCGTCCCCCACACAA containing:
- the LOC117903209 gene encoding uncharacterized protein LOC117903209, yielding MKLLLVVCFSLAIYLVPAQASAIRGIRDASEDVAAAGAAAAAADVAPGADSNENELNIDTEESEEAVTVPLGIVSIKARVIAKDRALCQQLSRYHPHFPKCHEYCKRQEHWIGQCWRESCHCIS